The uncultured Desulfobacter sp. genomic sequence TATATTATTTGAAAAAAACTAACCTTTTTTTCTTCTGCTAATTCCGGCAACACCAAGGAGGCCGAAACCGAATAACAGGATTGTGGCAGGTTCAGGAACAGCACTACCACCCATTCCACCTGAGCCATTTAAGGATGCAATAAAATTAGTAGATGACTGGGTTCCAGGATTCCAACTTCCGTATGTAGAATCATACATGCCGTTAGCATCGTCGTCACCATCAAAGTTAGTATCGGTGATCGTGATGGAAGCAGCGTCCGTTCCAATTGAATCTTGCAAATCATTACCATAAGAGTCAAGAAGAACATTATCCAAAGCCCAAACTAATTCATAAGTTGCATCGTCATGTCCATCCATAGTCACCGTAGAAAACTGTCCGCCAACACCCGCCACAAGAGCAAATTTTGCAATTAGTGTTCCGTCTGAAAAACCTGAGCCGTCAGTTGTATCAGCATCAGCAGAGGCATCAATATAAACATACAGCATTCCGTCTCGCTGAAGGTAAGCATCACTTCCACTCAATGTTGTGCCCGCAGCCAGATGTTCATAGTTAGAACCTGTTGCAGGATCAATTCCAACTGAGTTCATGGAATAAGTAAAAGTCATCTCAAAACCCCAGGATTCGGTTGTAGGTGCCGGTGACCCTGGAGTTTCTGTATACATATAAGAAGCAAGCAACCCATCGGTTGCCCCAATTTCACCTATGCCGGGTATTCCGTCCCCATTGGTATCATTTGTTTGAGAATATGCAATACCATCAAATAAAATTTGGTTAATATTATCAACTTGACCTGTCAAGCCTGCTTCCCCAACGGTATCTAAATTCAATGACCAGTCATTAAATATAACCAGTGCCTGAGCAGATGTGCTCACACCGAGCAGTAATAACATTGACAATACTAAAGTAAATAACCTTTTCATAAAACTATCCTCCATAATAAAATAAAAATAATAACTCCAAACTCCGGGGAATGCTACATCTCTGAATCTTATCCCGCGTTATAATTATTCTAAAACCAATGTACCAGATTCCCCTCCTTTCTTTCCGTACAATCTTAGTGCCCCTCATTATTAATTAAATAAAAACTAAGCATAATATCAAATCACTTTTCTATGATTGTCAAGATTACTATTGAACTTTATAAATACATGATTCGTTCTATCCTTGACGGTATGACTTTAATTCAGCAACAATGATGCCATATCCATCAAACATCAATAATTTTATTCGCAATCATTTTTTTTCAAACTGAAACCTCAACAATTCAAGACGTTACCCATGATAATTTTCTATTACCTTCATAAAAAATCCAAACCTAAATGCACGCTGGAAACAAAAACCCATTCATTATGAAAAAAAGTCTTCAGAAATATGAAAATTTTTTCAAAAAAATAATAAAAATATTCATAGCTGGATGACAAAAAGGCTATTCTCCAGTATAGGCTTTCAAAAAAAACAAACCCTTTCTACTTTTCCTTCACTCGGCACCATTAGAATGATATTACCCATCTTATAACAGCAATTTTGAATAAAAGATGCCACCATTGAAAAAACATCAGTTTCCCGTAAGCTACACCGGCAATGCAGAACAGTCGTTATCCCCATTCCTCTGATTACTTAACAAGCTCCATAAAATATGGCAATGATTTTTATAACACTGCGCCTGAACTTTCAAATGCGCTTTTATGTGGAAGAGGATTGCAATTATAGTGATGATGTGATTAACAACGGATATCATAAAAAGCCTCACACAAATACCCATACTGCACTGCCTCTTGTCTCACACATCGGCTTCTAAACATTATCCGACTATTCACAATGGAATTCGGAAATTTATATCTGCAATAGTTGTCGCAACTCATTCTCGAAAACCCAATAATACAGCCAGAGATAACATTAAAATTCCAATCAGTAAGGCGGCATCTGCATTGAGATGTCGCAAAGGCTTGGGTCTTCGAACAACCGACAGGGTCTTGAGATCAAAAAAACACCATCATAATATGGAAAAAGAGAATCGCCGATTAGAAAGCCACATTGTTCTTGTATGGTTTTTCATAATTTTATATCCCTGACATTCTAAGGTGATGAGATCTACACCATTGTCGGTAAGCGGACAGACCCACTGGAATCCAAAGGTTGGACAGATGTCATCATGGAAAGAGTCAGTTGGTTTATTGTTGACCAACGATACAAAGAACACATTATCATTCAAGGTAGTTATGGAAACAGTATGTGGGTATATCGATCATACAGATGAATTGTTTTTTCTTTCAAATGATGAAAGACGATATGGCAATATGCTCTTCGAGTTGTGTTCCAAGGCTTTACGAACCGGCAAAAGAGGACGACCTCCCAGAGTTCTTCCTAAAGGAGTCAGCGTACGTGTTAAAAACAAGGGGACCCCAAAACACAAAAAAGGCCGTAAGTGCCCCCAAAGACCAAGCGCCAAAACGGAAATATTTTGATACGGATCAAGACATAAATGAGTCGAAAATCCATGTAAACCATAAGAGGCTCAAAACGCTGCAATCAGAGCAAAGAATAGTACTTTCATAAGGAAAACAAAAACTTATAAAAAAACGATAGGGGGCTTACAAAAGACGCTAAATGTGCATCAAATAATTCACAACTATGTCCGGCCACATTGGACGACAAGAGAAGTCTCCGTCGTTGCTTTAGGGGTACGACCGGAACTGCTTTCTCTTGAAGCCACCCTATCCACACAGAAAGCAGCCTAAGCTAATAAGTTTAGACCTGGGCTTTGATGAGATGTCTGGTTATCAGAAGGTTAGGGACCCAGTACTCATGAATACGTTTGGCTCTTATGGTGAATTGGGTCAAAACTTTAGCCCCTTTGAGGCATACAAACCTGAAACACAACATCAGCCTTATTTATTTATTTCCTCTATTAATTTTTTTGCCTCACGACTCTCGGGAAAATCCTCATTAAGTTCCAGAGCTTTGGAGAGCGCTTTTAATGCTTGTTTTTTTTCTCCTCGTCCGTAATAAGCCAAACCTAAATGGTAGTGTACAATGGGGTTGTTCGGCAATTTTTCCAAGCTGCTCCGGAATTCGGAAACGGCATTGCCATATAATCCTTTCTTATAGTAAGCAAAACCTATGGTATCCATAATACCAGGATCTTCGGGATAATTGGATTTGGCTTTTTTTGCCAGAGCCAGAGCCTCGTCAACTTTAT encodes the following:
- a CDS encoding PEP-CTERM sorting domain-containing protein; the encoded protein is MKRLFTLVLSMLLLLGVSTSAQALVIFNDWSLNLDTVGEAGLTGQVDNINQILFDGIAYSQTNDTNGDGIPGIGEIGATDGLLASYMYTETPGSPAPTTESWGFEMTFTYSMNSVGIDPATGSNYEHLAAGTTLSGSDAYLQRDGMLYVYIDASADADTTDGSGFSDGTLIAKFALVAGVGGQFSTVTMDGHDDATYELVWALDNVLLDSYGNDLQDSIGTDAASITITDTNFDGDDDANGMYDSTYGSWNPGTQSSTNFIASLNGSGGMGGSAVPEPATILLFGFGLLGVAGISRRKKG